CCCAGATCCGCCATCAGGAATGCGCTTCCTAGTTCGGCTATCAACTCTTCAAACACGTACTCATCACTGCCAAACTTCCCTTTCATTTCACGGTTAAGACGTGTTTTTGCTCCGCTCCAGTGAACCAGCTCATGCAGGCCGGTGGCGTAGAAATTAGCGGCATCGGAAAAAAGATGGCGCTCCGGCAACCAAATTTCATCCGTTAATGGCTTGAAAAAGGCATTCTGACCTTTCTCTATGATACGGGCACCACTGCGACGAAACAGGTTTTCAGCCTGTGGTAACGGCTCAAACGTCTCAGCGTGGCTAACAACCTCAGTTGCCAGCGGAAGGCCATCAATTTGTTCAACGTTAAAGACGGTGAACGTTTTCAGCATCGGGATCTGGTCGATTTCTCCGTCTTCGTTTTCCTTTTCCAGGGTTGTATAAAAAATGGCGGTCGTGCCGTGTTCGCCTTTGCGAACCTGCCCGCCTACTGCCTGCGCCTGTTTGTAGGTCATCCAGCGTGGATCACCGAAGCCCTGTTCTGACGCACTGCACCACAACAGCATGATATTCATTCCGCTATACGCGATGCCGGTTGCGAAGTTGGAAGGTAAACCAGACATGCCCGGCACTCGCTGCCACGGACACGTCCAGGGCTTCACTCCGGCTTCCAGCGCGGTGATGATGTAAGTATCCCGGTNNNNNNNNNNNNNNNNNNNNNNNNNNNNNNNNNNNNNNNNNNNNNNNNNNNNNNNNNNNNNNNNNNNNNNNNNNNNNNNNNNNNNNNNNNNNNNNNNNNNATGTAAGTATCCCGGTAAACCGAACCATTCACTTTTAGAGATCTTCCGACATACTGATTATGTTCCGTTGAGGAGATCGCTATGCGCAAAGCCCGATTTACCGAGCACCAGATCATCGCCGTGTTGAAGTCCGTTGAAGCCGGACGTACCGTCAAAGACGTTTGTCGCGAAGCGGGGATATCCGAGGCCTCGTACTACAACTGGAAAGCCAAATTTGGTGGTATGGAAGCATCTGATATCAAAAAGATGAAAGATCTGGAGGACGAAAACCGGCGGCTGAAACAGATGTTTGCCGATCTGAGTCTGGAGTGCCGTGCACTCAAAGATGTTATTGAAAAAAAGCTTTAAAACCAGTGATAAAGCGTGAGCTCGTCAGTTACCTGACCGCGCAATTTACGATGAGCATCCGCCAGGCATGCAGGACGTTATCGCTGAGCAGGACGGTGTATTTTTACCAGCCCGACACCCGGCGTGATGAGCCGGTCATTCAGGCGCTGACCGACATGGCTGAACGCTATCCGCGATACGGCTTCAAGAAGTTGTTCCAGAAGCTACGCAGGCAGGGTCATGCATGGAATCATAAACGCGTTCATCGTATTTATTGCTTACTGAAACTGAATTTTCGTCGTAAGGGAAAGCAGCGTTTGCCTGTGCGTAATCCCGCACCACTGGTGGCCCCGGAACACCAGAATCAGAGCTGGTCAGTGGATTTTATGCATGATGCACTGGTGTGTGGCAGGCGTTTTCGCACGTTCAACGTGGTGGATGATTTTAATCGTGAAGTGCTGGCGATAGAAATTGACCTGAATATCCCGGCACAACGCGTTGTTCGGGTGTTGGACAGGATAGTGGCAAACCGAGGATATCCGCTAAAGATGCGGATGGATAACGGTCCAGAGCTGGTCTCGCTGACGCTGGCGCAATGGGCGGAAGAGCATGGTGTAGCACTGGAATTTATTAAACCGGGCAAGCCAACACAGAATGCCTTTATTGAACGTTTTAACCGGACGTACCGAACAGAAATATTGGATTTTTACCTGTTCAGAACACTGAATGAAGTGAGGGAAATTACAGAGCGCTGGCTGTATGAATATAACAGCGAGCGTCCCCATGAATCGCTGAATAATCTGACGCCGGAAGAATACCGGCTGATGGCTGAAACCCCGGAAATCTCAAAAAGTGCGTGGAACTAAAACAGGTGTGCTTACANNNNNNNNNNNNNNNNNNNNNNNNNNNNNNNNNNNNNNNNNNNNNNNNNNNNNNNNNNNNNNNNNNNNNNNNNNNNNNNNNNNNNNNNNNNNNNNNNNNNGTTGCAAAGTAATCACTAACGTTATCAAGCACGAAACCTCCCACTGTTCTGACAGAGATTTGCCAGCAACAAACAATAGTGCTGTTTGTCAACTGCACCTCGTAACTCAGTGTTGATTATCCTGCCCTTTGGATTGCAGCTCACGATACCAGCGCGGGTGGTGTTTCTTCGCCCACTCGCTGGACACCCAGCCTTCCACCATCGCGGTGATGGTGCCTTTTACCCACAGGGCGGCGTACACGTGCACCATGATGGTCAGGATCAAACCGACCGCGGACACTGAATGCACCACCAACGCCGCGCGGATCACCGGGATGGAGAACGACGGCGCGAAGTACGGCCGCCAAATCACGATCCCGCTCGCCAGCAGCAGCAGCAGGCAGGTAATCGCCAGCCAGAACACGCATTTTTGGCCGAAGTTATAGCGACCGGTGTCGCCGACCTCTTCGTTACGGGCGATCTTGTGAATGTTTTTCGCCCATTCCAGGTCGCTGCGTTCAATCAGGTTGTGCTTCCAGTAACGTAAAAACATCAGCAAAAAAGCGACAAACATCACCACCCCGACAAACGGGTGCAGGATGCGCGCCAACTGCGGCGTGCCCAGCACATTCATCAGCCAGTTGAGCGACGGGAAGAAAAATCCCAGCCCACTCAGCGCGGCGAACACAAAACAGAACGCCACAATCCAGTGATTAATGCGCTCAGGTGCGCTGTACCGCTGAATCCGATTACTCTTTTTCATGCTGCTTGCCCTCGTGGTGCGCGTCGTCATCGTCTTCTACCCGGTTCGGGCCGATCCCCACGTAGTGGAATACGCTGGCGGCGAAGGTGGCGGCAAAACCGATAGCGGCCAGCGGTTTCCAGATACCTTTCCAGAAGGTCACCGCCGGGCTAATGCTCGGGTCGGCCGGCAGGCCGTTGTACAGCTGCGGCCGGTCGGCGTGATGCAGCACATACATTACGTGGGTGCCGCCGACGCCGGCCGGGTCGTACAGACCGGCATGTTGGTAGCCGCGGCTGTTCAGGTCTTTCACCCGCTCGGCCGCCAGCACTTTCATCTCGTCCTTGGTGCCGAAATGAATCGCCCCGGTTGGGCAGGTCTTCACGCAGGACGGCTCCTGCCCGACTTCCACGCGGTCGACGCACAGGGTGCACTTGTACACCTTGTTGTCGTCCTTGTTCATGCGCGGCACGTCGAACGGACAACCGGCGATGCAGTAGCCGCAACCGATACAGTGCTCGGACTGGAAATCGACGATACCGTTGGCGTACTGGATGATCGCCCCTTCCGACGGGCACGCCTTGAGGCAGCCCGGATCGGCGCAGTGCATACAGCCGTCCTTGCGGATCAGCCACTCCAGTTTGCCGTTCTCCTCGAATTCGGTGAAACGCATCACCGTCCAGGATTTGGCGCTGAGATCGGTAGGGTTGTCGTAGACACCGACGTTATGCCCCACGTCATCGCGGATGTCGTTCCACTCGGAACAGGCCACCTGACAGGCTTTGCAGCCGATACAGGTGGTCACGTCGATCAGTTTAGCGACCTGTTCTTTGTGGTTACGGGCCTGCGGCGGCGGCGTCAGTGAATTGGTCGCGGAGCGACGGATGATATCTTGTGATTGCATTGCCATAGTGTTTCTCCGCAACTACGCCTTTTCCACATTGACCAGAAACGCCTTGTATTCCGGCGTCTGACTGTTGGCATCGCCGACATGCGGCGTCAGGATATTCGCCATAAAGCCTTTCTGGGTGGTGCCTTCAAAGCCCCAGTGACAAGGCACGCCGATGGTTTCCACCGGTTTGCCCTGGATAGTCAGGGTACGGATACGCTTGGTGACGACCGCTTTCGCCTTGATATATCCCCGCTTGCTGCTGACTTTCACCACATCGCCGGCCTGAATGCCCTTCTGCTTCGCCAGCCCTTCGCCGATTTCGACAAACTGCTCCGGTTGCACGATGGCGTTGAGGCGCGCGTGCTTGGTCCAGTGGCGGAACAACTCGGTGATGGAATACGTCGTGGCGACGAACGGGAACTCGTCTACCGTCCCCATGTACGGGCGGTCGGCAGGCAGAATACGGGCTGCCGGGTTAACCTGAGCTTTGCTGTAAACCGGGTTGTTTTTCAGCGGTGATTCCAGCGGCTCATAGTGCGCAGGGAAAGGACCTTCAGCCATCTTGTCGATAGCGAACAGGCGGCCCAACCCGTCGGCGTTCATGATGAACGGGCCGGCGGCACTGCCCGGCGGCACAGTAACGGCGAAGTCCGGTACGTCGATCCCCGTCCACTTCTGGCCGTTCCAGCGAATCAGCTCTCGTTTGGCATCCCACGGTTTACCCTGCGGGTCTGCCGAGGCGCGGTTGTAAAGAATGCGGCGGTTCTGCGGCCAGCACCAGGCCCAGCCCGGCGTGCAACCAAGACCCGACGGATCGGCGTTGTCGCGACGCGCCATCTGGTTGCCCGCCTCCGTCCACGAACCGGCGTAAATCCAGCAGAAACTGGCGGTGGTGCCATCATCACGTAACAGAGAGAAATCCGGCAGTAACTGACCTTTTTTCAGCAACAGGTTGCCTTTATCGTCGAACAGATCCGCCAGTGCACGGCCGTTGGCTTCTTTGGTGATCTCCTCGGCGGACGGATCTTCCGGCTCCAGATAACTCCAGCTCATGTTCAACACAGGCTCAGGATTAGCGCCGCCTTCTTTGGCATAGAGTTCACGCAGGCGCAGGAACAGCCCGGCCAGAATTACCCCATCGTGGCGTGCTTCACCCGGTGGCTCGGCGCCTTGATAATGCCATTGCAGCCAGCGGCCGGAGTTGACGATGGAGCCGTTCTCCTCGGCAAAGCAGCTGGACGGCAGGCGGAATACTTCGGTCTGAATCTGGCTCGAATCCACATCATTGAGCTCGCCGTGGTTCTGCCAAAAGTTGGAGGTTTCCGTCGCCAGCGGATCGATAATCACCAGGTATTTCAGTTTTTTCAGTGCATCACGAGCCCGGTTGGAATCGGCAAACGCGGCTATCGGGTTGAATCCCTGCACGATATAACCGTTGACCTTGCCCTCCAGCATCATGCGGGAGTAGGCCAGCGCATCGTAGCTCTTGTCCCATTTCGGCAGCCAGTCGTAGCCCCAGTCGTTCTCTTTCTGCGCCTTATCGCCCCAGAAGCTTTTCATCATGCTGATAAAAAATTTGGGCGTGTTCTTCCAGTAATTGACCTGATCCGCCAGCAGCGCTTTCGGCGTGATCTGATCCAGATACATCGTCAGCGAGGTCTGTTTTTCCGACGGCAGCGGCATATAGCCCGGCAGGTTCAGCGACAGCAATCCCAAATCGGTATAACCCTGAATGTTGGAGTGACCGCGCAGCGCATTCACGCCGCCGCCCGCCATGCCGACGTTGCCCAGCAACAGCTGGATCATCGCCGCGGTGCGGATCATCTGGGCGCCGGAGGTGTGCTGCGTCCAGCCTAGCGCGTACATAATGGTGGCGGTGCGATCCGGCACGCTGGTGGAGGCCAGCAGATCGCAAATAGTGAGAAAATCCGACTTTGGCGTACCGCAGACGTTGGTCACCAGATCCGGCGTGTAACGGCTGACGTGCTCTTTCAACAAGTTCCAGACGCAGCGCGGATGTCTCAGGGTGTCGTCGCGTTTGGCAAAGCCGTTTTCATCCAGTTCGTACTGCCAACTGGTGCGGTCATACTTGCGCTCTTTTTCGTCGTAGCCGCTGAAAATGCCTTCATCAAAGTGGTAATCGTCACGCACGATCAGGCTGGCGTTGGTATATGCCTTCACATACGGCATCTGCACCTTGTCGTGGCTCAACAAATAATTCACCACGCCAAGCAGGAAGGTGATGTCAGAACCGGCGCGAATCGGCGAGTACATGTCGGCCACGGCGGCCGAACGATTGAAACGTGGGTCGACCACGATCAGCTTGGCGCCGTTTTTCACCTTGGCTTCCACCGCCCATTTAAAGCCGACCGGGTGGGCTTCCGCCGGGTTACCGCCCATCACCAGAATCACATTGGCGTTTTTGATGTCCACCCAGTTGTTGGTCATGGCACCGCGGCCAAAGGTCGGCGCCAGCGCCGAAACGGTAGGGCCATGGCACAGACGCGCCTGGGTATCGATACCGATCATCCCCAGTGCGCGGACAAATTTTTGATCCAGTATCCCAGTTTCATTACTGGCGGCGGAGGAACACAGCATCCCGGTGGTCAACCAGCGGTTGACGGTCACCCCGGCGGCATTCTTCTCAACGAAATTGGCGTCGCGGTCTTTTTTCATCAGGCGAGCGATGCGATCAAACGCCTCTTCCCAGCTGATGCGATGCCACTTGTCGGAACCCGGCGCGCGGTATTCCGGGTATTTCAGGCGCTGGTCGCTATGGATGAAATCCACCAGTCCGGCGCCTTTCGGGCACAATGAACCGCGGCTGACTGGATGATCCGGATCCCCTTCGATGTGGTAAATGGACGCGGTGGCGTTTTTGGCGCCGTCGCCGAGACTGTACATCAGAATGCCGCACCCGACTGAACAGTAGGTGCAATTGTTCCGGGTTTCTCTGGCGCGCAATAATTTATATTGCCGCGTTTCGGCTAATGCCGCGCTGGGAGAAAAACCCAGCGCCGTGACCGTGGTTCCGGCCATACCGCCTGCGCATATTTTAAAGAACTGTCTTCTGCTGACCTGCATGGGAGATTCCTCGCACGACATCACTCAAAGCTATATCCGTCATACTTCACGTTGCAGGTGCGTTGGCTACCCGCAACTCGAATTATTTAGGGTATACATCGTATTTATGCAGTAATGCTTTATTGATATGAATGGATACTGGCGGGACAACGTCTAAACCCCCACCAAACATATGTATTATGACCCGGCGAATAAAAAGCGCCAATTAATTATCTCAACAACAACAAATCCATCACAATTCACTATAGGCAGATCGTTTTTTAACGTTATCACCGGCTTAAATGGAATAATTCTCATTACCAAATAGCACTAACACGCTGTATCGCTGTATATTTTTTTACATAACGATCACAAGCCAGCGCCCCACAGGTTGTTATTTCCACAAGA
The DNA window shown above is from Dickeya dadantii NCPPB 898 and carries:
- a CDS encoding ArdC family protein, which produces RDTYIITALEAGVKPWTCPWQRVPGMSGLPSNFATGIAYSGMNIMLLWCSASEQGFGDPRWMTYKQAQAVGGQVRKGEHGTTAIFYTTLEKENEDGEIDQIPMLKTFTVFNVEQIDGLPLATEVVSHAETFEPLPQAENLFRRSGARIIEKGQNAFFKPLTDEIWLPERHLFSDAANFYATGLHELVHWSGAKTRLNREMKGKFGSDEYVFEELIAELGSAFLMADLGIVGEVQHESYIASWLKALKNDKRYIFKAASAASKAHRYLMDKV
- a CDS encoding IS3 family transposase (programmed frameshift) — encoded protein: MRKARFTEHQIIAVLKSVEAGRTVKDVCREAGISEASYYNWKAKFGGMEASDIKKMKDLEDENRRLKQMFADLSLECRALKDVIEKKPLKPVIKRELVSYLTAQFTMSIRQACRTLSLSRTVYFYQPDTRRDEPVIQALTDMAERYPRYGFKKLFQKLRRQGHAWNHKRVHRIYCLLKLNFRRKGKQRLPVRNPAPLVAPEHQNQSWSVDFMHDALVCGRRFRTFNVVDDFNREVLAIEIDLNIPAQRVVRVLDRIVANRGYPLKMRMDNGPELVSLTLAQWAEEHGVALEFIKPGKPTQNAFIERFNRTYRTEILDFYLFRTLNEVREITERWLYEYNSERPHESLNNLTPEEYRLMAETPEISKSAWN
- the fdoI gene encoding formate dehydrogenase cytochrome b556 subunit; translated protein: MKKSNRIQRYSAPERINHWIVAFCFVFAALSGLGFFFPSLNWLMNVLGTPQLARILHPFVGVVMFVAFLLMFLRYWKHNLIERSDLEWAKNIHKIARNEEVGDTGRYNFGQKCVFWLAITCLLLLLASGIVIWRPYFAPSFSIPVIRAALVVHSVSAVGLILTIMVHVYAALWVKGTITAMVEGWVSSEWAKKHHPRWYRELQSKGQDNQH
- the fdxH gene encoding formate dehydrogenase subunit beta, translated to MAMQSQDIIRRSATNSLTPPPQARNHKEQVAKLIDVTTCIGCKACQVACSEWNDIRDDVGHNVGVYDNPTDLSAKSWTVMRFTEFEENGKLEWLIRKDGCMHCADPGCLKACPSEGAIIQYANGIVDFQSEHCIGCGYCIAGCPFDVPRMNKDDNKVYKCTLCVDRVEVGQEPSCVKTCPTGAIHFGTKDEMKVLAAERVKDLNSRGYQHAGLYDPAGVGGTHVMYVLHHADRPQLYNGLPADPSISPAVTFWKGIWKPLAAIGFAATFAASVFHYVGIGPNRVEDDDDAHHEGKQHEKE
- the fdnG gene encoding formate dehydrogenase-N subunit alpha, with the translated sequence MQVSRRQFFKICAGGMAGTTVTALGFSPSAALAETRQYKLLRARETRNNCTYCSVGCGILMYSLGDGAKNATASIYHIEGDPDHPVSRGSLCPKGAGLVDFIHSDQRLKYPEYRAPGSDKWHRISWEEAFDRIARLMKKDRDANFVEKNAAGVTVNRWLTTGMLCSSAASNETGILDQKFVRALGMIGIDTQARLCHGPTVSALAPTFGRGAMTNNWVDIKNANVILVMGGNPAEAHPVGFKWAVEAKVKNGAKLIVVDPRFNRSAAVADMYSPIRAGSDITFLLGVVNYLLSHDKVQMPYVKAYTNASLIVRDDYHFDEGIFSGYDEKERKYDRTSWQYELDENGFAKRDDTLRHPRCVWNLLKEHVSRYTPDLVTNVCGTPKSDFLTICDLLASTSVPDRTATIMYALGWTQHTSGAQMIRTAAMIQLLLGNVGMAGGGVNALRGHSNIQGYTDLGLLSLNLPGYMPLPSEKQTSLTMYLDQITPKALLADQVNYWKNTPKFFISMMKSFWGDKAQKENDWGYDWLPKWDKSYDALAYSRMMLEGKVNGYIVQGFNPIAAFADSNRARDALKKLKYLVIIDPLATETSNFWQNHGELNDVDSSQIQTEVFRLPSSCFAEENGSIVNSGRWLQWHYQGAEPPGEARHDGVILAGLFLRLRELYAKEGGANPEPVLNMSWSYLEPEDPSAEEITKEANGRALADLFDDKGNLLLKKGQLLPDFSLLRDDGTTASFCWIYAGSWTEAGNQMARRDNADPSGLGCTPGWAWCWPQNRRILYNRASADPQGKPWDAKRELIRWNGQKWTGIDVPDFAVTVPPGSAAGPFIMNADGLGRLFAIDKMAEGPFPAHYEPLESPLKNNPVYSKAQVNPAARILPADRPYMGTVDEFPFVATTYSITELFRHWTKHARLNAIVQPEQFVEIGEGLAKQKGIQAGDVVKVSSKRGYIKAKAVVTKRIRTLTIQGKPVETIGVPCHWGFEGTTQKGFMANILTPHVGDANSQTPEYKAFLVNVEKA